CGATAGAGCAGCGCGACTCCCAGCTGCTTTTCCAGCGCCTTCAGGTTCTGCGATAGCGCCGCCCGGGTGATCCCCATCTCCTCCGCCGCCTTCGTGAAGCTGCGGTGCTGAGCCACATGGACGAACCAGGCCAGGGAGGGGAGCAAGGAAGGATTCATGGAAGATTGTAAAGCTGTGTTTACGAGTGATGTACAGATTAGGCGCTTTATGCCCACAGATTCCAGCCGTACATTGAAGTCCTGTACCGGGCGGCATCCGCCCGACCCCTCACAGGAGACGTACCGTGGCATCCAACAAGATCAGCATCCCCAACCGCAACGGCAACGGCATCACCCTGTCGGCCGTCATCAACTATCCCGATGGCTTCGATGCCGGCAAACGCTATGCCGCCGTGGTCGTCTCACACCCGGGCGGTGGCGTGAAGGAACAGACCGCCGGCACCTACGCCAGGAAGCTGGCCGAACAGGGTTTCGTGACGATCGCCTATGACGCTTCCTACCAGGGCGAAAGCACCGGCGAGCCGCGCCAGCTGGAGAACCCCTACGTGCGCACGGAAGATGTCAGCGCCGTGATCGATTACCTCGACACCCTCCCCTATGTGGATAACGACAGGATTGGGGCCATGGGCATCTGCGCCGGTGCTGGGTACACCGCCAATGCCGCGATCAACGACGGCCGGATCAAGGCCGTGGGTACGGTCAGCATGGTCAACATCGGCCAGATGTTCCGCAACGGTTGGCAGAACACCATCACCGATGCGGATGCCATCCCTGTGCGGAACATGGGATCCGATGCACGCAGGGCTGCCGCCGACGGCAGCAAGGATGGCATCTTCCCACTGGCACCCATGCGTGAAGAAGACGCGCCCAACGCCGAATTGCGCGAAGCATGGGAGTACTACCACACGCCGCGCGCCCAGTACCCCACCGCGCCCGGCTACATGACCGCACGCAGCCTCGACCAGATCATTACCTACGATGCCTACAACAAGGCCGAAGCCTTCCTGACCCAACCCTTGCTCACCGTGGTGGGCAGCCAGGCGGGCAGCAAATGGATGAGTGACGACCTGATGCGCCGTGCGGCGAGCGCGGACAAGCAGCAGTACATCGTCGAAGGGGCCAATCACATGTCGATGTATGACGGAGCCGACTACATCAACGAGGCCATTGGGCAGCTCGCGCCGTTCTTTCAGAACAAGATGTGATGAGCCGGGATGGATCGAGCCCGCGGCAAGATCCGGATGGTGGCTAACGCGGTCGATCCGCACCATGGCGGCATCCACACACGGAGCACCCGTCATGCAGAGCCCCCACGTCGTCGCCGAGCCGCACATTCTTTATCTCGGTACACCGGTTGTCCTGGTCAGCACCGTCAACGAAGACGGCAGCCATAACCTCGCCCCGATGTCCTCGGCGTTCTGGCTCGGCTGGCGAGGGGTGCTTGGGCTTGCGGCGGATTCGCAGACGACGCGCAACCTGGTTCGTACTGGTGAGTGCGTACTGAACCTTCCGTCGGCGAATGAGGTGTGGGCGGTGGATCGCATTGCGCGGACCACGGGCAGCAACCCGGTGTCGGAGTTCAGGCAGGCGCTTGGCTACGTCTACGAACCCGACAAGTTCGGCCGGGCGGGCATGACCCGGGTAGCGGCGGATACGGTCTCGGCCGCTCGGGCGCTCGAGTGCCCATCCAGCTGGAAGCCGTGGTCGCGGCTATCCACGGCATTGGCGAGGATAGCGACGACCTTCGGGGTTTCATCAAGCTGTTCGAGGTGCGGATCCAGCGGGTGCACGTGCATCCGGATCTGTTGATGGCCGGGCATGCCCACCGTATCGATCCGGACAAGTGGTCGCCGTTGATCATGAACTTCCAAAAGTTCTATGGGCTGAGTGCGCAGGTGCATCCGTCACGGCTGGCCGAGATTCCGGAGGAGGCTTACGAGCCGCTCGCCAGGGTGTGAAGTAAGGCGGCAGGCGTAACGGACTGCATGGCGGGGCCCCTACCGGCTATAGTTTCCGCCGACCCGGACTGCCTCCCAAGAGCTTCGTACATGCAGCGCACCTCGCCGATCCTTGTTTCGCTAGCCCTCACGCTCTTCGCCGCCTCTGCATCCGCAACAACCTGCGGAGAGAACGCCTGTGAGGTCGGCCAGCATGTCACGACCTATAGCGCCCCGGGCGAGCCGGTGGCCGCCTGCCCTACTGATGCCCTGGCGGCCTATAGCAACTTCACGCTGTATCTGGTGGCCTCTGATGCGGCGAGCACGCAGCAGGCGACCGTCGACCCCAACGCCATCGAAGCGAAGGCCACCGGCGATATGGCCGATGTGGCGAAGCGGTTGCGTGAGGCGTCGGGTGTTGCTTCGGCGAATGATGCGCTGAAGGCTTGTTCGCCGTTGAAGGCTGGGGCTAGCGTTGTGGTGGTTGAGGTGAGTAAGAAGACGAATAACGCGAAGGTTTCAGGAGCCAACGGAGAAGCGGCGTTCTGGATTCCTACTGAGTTTCTTGATCGGTAACCCGGCGTCGACGGTCGACTCTCTCGCTACCGGACCCGGTTGACGAAATGCTCATTGAACAGTCGAGCCGATTCGGCCAGGCCCTCGCCGGTCAGGATCACTGACTTC
Above is a genomic segment from Luteibacter aegosomatissinici containing:
- a CDS encoding alpha/beta hydrolase — protein: MASNKISIPNRNGNGITLSAVINYPDGFDAGKRYAAVVVSHPGGGVKEQTAGTYARKLAEQGFVTIAYDASYQGESTGEPRQLENPYVRTEDVSAVIDYLDTLPYVDNDRIGAMGICAGAGYTANAAINDGRIKAVGTVSMVNIGQMFRNGWQNTITDADAIPVRNMGSDARRAAADGSKDGIFPLAPMREEDAPNAELREAWEYYHTPRAQYPTAPGYMTARSLDQIITYDAYNKAEAFLTQPLLTVVGSQAGSKWMSDDLMRRAASADKQQYIVEGANHMSMYDGADYINEAIGQLAPFFQNKM